The Pochonia chlamydosporia 170 chromosome 1, whole genome shotgun sequence genome window below encodes:
- a CDS encoding kynurenine aminotransferase (similar to Neosartorya fischeri NRRL 181 XP_001266920.1), which yields MEGSSKIKPAARVSNQKQDVWSIINEAAAASPKQPIVNMGQGFFGYNPPDFILNAAKDALDRVECNQYSPTKGRPRLKKAIADAYSPFWGRKIDPETEVTITTGANEGMLSAFMAFIEPGDEVIIFEPFFDQYISNIEMPGGKIVYVPMHPPETGGTKTSSAADWTIDFDELEKAITPRTKMIVLNTPHNPVGKVYSRDELQKIGDLCVRHEIIILSDEVYDRLYYVPFTRMSTLSPEIEKLTITVGSAGKNFYATGWRVGWLMGPANLIKYVSAAHTRICYSSVSPLQEACAVGFEQAESQGFWDQTITDMKSKMDRFNEIWTELDMPYSEPEGGYFVLVNMKKVKVPADYPFPEHVASRPRDFKLAWFLIQEVGVAAIPPTEFYTDANAHLAEDYVRFAVCKDDEVLEEAKRRLRGLKKYME from the exons ATGGAAGGAAGCAGCAAGATTAAGCCCGCGGCAAGGGTATCCAACCAAAAgcaagatgtctg GTCCATCATCAACGAAGCAGCTGCCGCATCACCAAAGCAGCCCATTGTAAACATGGGCCAAGGCTTCTTCGGCTACAACCCGCCTGATTTCATCCTCAATGCCGCCAAGGATGCTCTCGACCGTGTTGAGTGCAACCAGTACTCGCCTACCAAGGGGCGGCCGCGGCTCAAGAAGGCTATTGCGGATGCGTACTCGCCTTTCTGGGGGAGAAAGATTGACCCTGAGACGGAGGTTACTATTACCACGGGTGCTAACGAGG GCATGTTGAGTGCGTTTATGGCGTTTATCGAACCAGGCGACGAGGTCATCATCTTTGAGCCCTTTTTCGACCA ATACATAAGCAATATTGAAATGCCCGGCGGCAAAATCGTCTACGTCCCCATGCACCCTCCCGAAACTGGCGGAACCAAGACGTCGTCTGCTGCGGATTGGACTATTGACTTTGATGAGTTGGAAAAGGCCATTACTCCGCGTACGAAAATGATTGTTTTGAATACACCTC ATAACCCTGTCGGCAAAGTCTACTCGCGCGACGAACTCCAAAAGATTGGTGACCTATGCGTCAGGCATGAAATCATCATCCTGTCAGACGAAGTGTACGACCGTCTCTACTACGTGCCCTTTACGCGAATGTCCACTCTCTCCCCTGAGATTGAAAAGCTCACCATAACGGTTGGGTCTGCCGGCAAGAACTTTTACGCCACGGGCTGGCGAGTTG GTTGGCTCATGGGCCCCGCAAACCTCATCAAATACGTCTCCGCAGCCCACACCCGCATCTGCTACTCCTCCGTGTCGCCCCTCCAGGAAGCATGCGCCGTGGGCTTCGAACAAGCTGAATCCCAAGGCTtctgggaccagaccatcacGGACATGAAGTCCAAGATGGACCGGTTCAACGAGATCTGGACCGAGCTGGACATGCCGTACTCCGAGCCCGAGGGCGGGTACTTTGtgctcgtcaacatgaagaaggtcaaggttcCGGCGGACTACCCCTTCCCCGAGCACGTGGCGAGCAGGCCGCGCGATTTCAAGCTGGCTTGGTTCTTGATCCAGGAGGTGGGCGTGGCGGCGATCCCGCCGACGGAGTTTTATACCGATGCGAATGCGCACTTGGCGGAGGATTATGTCCGGTTTGCAGTGTGCAAGGACGATgaggtgttggaggaggcgaAGCGAAGGTTGAGGGGGCTGAAGAAGTATATGGAGTAG
- a CDS encoding laccase (similar to Aspergillus flavus NRRL3357 XP_002381510.1): MLWLQRTIAVLSLAVVPSLSLQLRTHDASFTPDFVLSVTSQNISVGGMYKEATLVNNSLPGPTLRIPEQKTIWIRVYNNIKDDNVTMHWHGLAQAAFPFSDGSPLASQWPIPPGHFFDYELKTAKGTAGTYYYHSHVGFQASTASGALIVEDCGPAPYQTDGERIIFLQEYWNQSDKEAQKHLESTPMQWPGEPNGWLINGKSISNYKAVDSSTKALSVIRVEPGKTFMFRFVAATSLSLSLFGFDKHLKNLEIIEADGAYTKKQAVELMQIGSGQRYSALFHAKSCSELKQDDQLDYYIQLESRERNTVVTNYAVLRYKNTCNMVEKRLPTNANPKHKPMQLPPTIDGYLDYDLHPLQPNNFPTAAEVTRRVMISLQNHADPYFIWTMNNHTWSEDPTDTLPATTPHSPYLVNLYQNQSAHLPDYDAALANGGIDPMTKTYPAKIGEVLEIVFQQYGAHSNGSSKGMLDTHPMHGHGAHHYDIGGGKGAWDPAVVEKKLKGTQPVLRDTTMLYRYNKTTGQDEKMGWRVWRIRVDQPGVWMIHCHTLQHMVLGMQTVWVHGDANDILKVGKPDVVGYLTYGGDVYGNDTHAPQVVHFEEVE, encoded by the exons ATGTTGTGGCTTCAAAGAACGATCGCGGTCCTGTCTTTGGCAGTGGTTCCATCCTTGTCACTGCAATTACGCACTCACGATGCTTCATTCACTCCCGACTTTGTGTTGAGCGTAACATCCCAGAATATTAGTGTCGGTGGCATGTATAAGGAAGCAACCTTGGTGAACAACTCGTTGCCGGGCCCGACGTTGCGAATCCCTGAGCAAAAGACTATTTGGATTCGTGTGTACAACAACATAAAAGATGATAATGTCACAATG CACTGGCATGGtcttgcccaggccgcaTTCCCCTTCTCAGATGGCTCCCCTTTGGCTAGCCAGTGGCCCATCCCACCAGGCCATTTCTTCGACTACGAACTCAAGACCGCAAAAGGCACAGCAGGGACATATTACTATCACTCTCATGTCGGATTCCAAGCCAGCACGGCCAGCGGCGCCCTTATTGTTGAAGACTGCGGTCCAGCTCCCTACCAAACAGATGGTGAGCGCATCATCTTCCTACAAGAGTACTGGAATCAATCAGACAAGGAAGCTCAAAAACACCTCGAATCAACGCCAATGCAGTGGCCCGGCGAACCGAACGGCTGGCTCATAAATGGCAAATCCATCTCAAACTATAAAGCCGTCGATTCCTCCACCAAGGCCCTGAGCGTCATTCGCGTCGAACCCGGCAAGACATTCATGTTCCGATTTGTGGCAGCCACGTCTCTCAGTCTATCACTCTTCGGATTCGACAAGCACCTGAAGAACCTGGAAATCATCGAAGCAGACGGGGCATACACCAAAAAACAAGCAGTTGAACTAATGCAAATCGGCTCCGGACAACGATACAGTGCACTATTCCACGCAAAGTCGTGCTCTGAACTGAAGCAAGACGACCAACTAGACTACTACATCCAACTGGAATCGCGAGAACGCAATACCGTCGTAACAAACTACGCAGTCCTACGATACAAAAATACCTGCAACATGGTGGAAAAGAGACTCCCCACGAATGCAAACCCAAAGCACAAGCCGATGCAACTTCCACCCACTATAGACGGATATCTCGACTACGACCTACATCCCCTACAGCCGAACAACTTTCCAACCGCAGCAGAAGTAACACGCCGCGTCATGATCAGCCTTCAAAACCACGCAGACCCATACTTCATCTGGACAATGAACAACCACACCTGGTCTGAAGATCCGACAGATACCCTCCCAGCAACCACCCCCCATTCCCCATACCTGGTAAACCTGTATCAAAACCAGTCCGCCCACCTCCCAGACTACGACGCCGCCCTCGCCAACGGCGGCATCGACCCCATGACGAAAACGTATCCCGCTAAAATCGGGGAAGTCCTAGAGATTGTATTCCAGCAGTACGGGGCCCACTCCAACGGATCATCCAAGGGAATGCTGGACACGCACCCTATGCATGGGCACGGCGCGCACCACTACgacattggcggcggcaagggGGCTTGGGATCCGGCTGtcgtggagaagaagttgaagggGACGCAGCCCGTGCTGCGGGACACGACCATGCTGTATAGGTATAATAAGACGACGGGGCAGGACGAGAAGATGGGCTGGCGGGTATGGAGAATCAGGGTCGACCAGCCGGGTGTGTGGATGATACATTGCCATACGTTGCAGCATATGGTTCTGGGGATGCAGACGGTCTGGGTGCATGGTGATGCGAACGATATTTTGAAAGTCGGCAAGCCTGATGTTGTTGGGTATTTGACCTATGGAGGGGATGTGTATGGCAATGATACGCATGCTCCTCAGGTGGTGCATTTCGAAGAAGTTGAATAA
- a CDS encoding jumonji family transcription factor (similar to Neosartorya fischeri NRRL 181 XP_001264528.1), with protein MSTQVVSDTAPLDPGISPPRESGHSSDHEPTTHAADLAPNQHGNNVKDQIECAKSTAPVFLNSPPESNNTIKSDASDSELSELEEEPILDDAPSATTPDPPTVTAPAPAPTDNAQEKEPQQEKEEEEEDIGEVLPDDWSGAVPIFRPTWHQFKDFQKFMKKVDRYGMKSGIIKIIPPKEWKDAQPPLDDLVKHIRVREPIKQDIMGSNGTYRQVNILHGRSYNVPQWRQLCEQSEHQPPARRGERRANADKPKPARAKPSAPKETKPTTPKKRGRGRPAKNKGKKKSVDEDERPMTPVSPKPEPDEEKDKPVDSIEQELGEECIDCDEPTVGRMGGRMGGAKPAKPKTQSVSARRKYSRREGSAMIDEAAFKDFDYRMDISEYTPERCEELERAYWKTLTYAAPLYGADMMGTLFDDRTENWNLNKLPNLLDVLGTKIPGVNTAYLYLGMWKATFAWHLEDVDLYSINYLHFGAPKQWYSISQADARRFEGAMKSVWPADAKACNQFLRHKGFLISPHHLLQHYGIKVNKVVSYPGEFVVTYPYGYHSGYNLGYNCAEAVNFALDTWLEMGKIAKRCECAQAQDSVWINVHEIERKLRGEETEYEETDDDDEDDEDEDLSGLPTPPASHGVKFKDGSRKRKRGSGEKKTKAKRIRLRLKTKAEPPCCLCPNDSSHFDVLPTDDGRKAHKLCALYIPETYVDSVDGKDVICNVASVHKDRLNLKCLFCRSRRGACFQCSHQKCARAYHATCAAAAGVFVEDQDIPVFDEEGVEYKEQAFEFSCRFHRVRRDKKTDGAALELDTNIRAAAKELKAGEVCQLQYLKGEIFAGIVVENRQQEEMLLVDVLPHGDRLEVEWKWLVLPDAADYHLPKASAKALPMPKSRKAKDKLNTKRLDADKPRKDDIFADGYTWGEFELYEVSNKEQAKVDFTKPDQIWYYLGKTSTEARAQYTEDPALQRHNPTGNFLDTIPKPPRPTHVAKQMYNHQSYVAKAMAYSYSLADNYAAAQGGAPFEKPYVYKPRKPVETVSTTPPTTGYQHFTSSHAPSVGPASLFHAYDHQTANFRPQHAYNPHDQTTPHGQHSHNMQNVQSVHSAPMYQSASQAISPGHQSPYQRPSHSPPVQQGKPTWQVHSSVYQKYPFFQVNYNRDSSKYRSPYSPWGGFTDGYGGYHGAHYGAHHGAHHGAHHGAHHGAHHGAHHGAHHGAHHGGYHGASSMATQHDSMRQSPPGAAHAHQGLGQQHMLQERQQGLQQPQPTQQPKSKPATAAKPFKVGLPAAVHLSLQSTKSAMQVPSKVSPVPLPPHVVAAMAKSSEKQESPKMNPRAMFSQQAETQSHSVATTPPVVTQASTDHFHPGSQQPNSAPQACPTAPGIPDHSAGGDSGAAPMGSTAQEFTDVPGSESMQFVERMMQNLRRASMNGETN; from the exons ATGTCGACCCAAGTCGTGAGCGACACAGCGCCTCTTGATCCTGGGATTTCACCTCCTCGGGAATCAGGACACAGCTCCGACCATGAACCAACTACGCATGCAGCAGACCTGGCCCCTaatcaacatggcaacaatgtCAAGGACCAAATCGAATGTGCAAAGTCAACGGCGCCGGTCTTTTTGAATTCACCTCCCGAGAGCAACAACACGATCAAGTCCGATGCGAGCGACTCGGAGCTAAGCGAATTGGAAGAGGAACCAATTCTCGACGACGCACCATCTGCAACGACACCTGACCCTCCGACGGTGACTGCACCCGCACCAGCGCCTACCGACAATGcccaagaaaaagaaccacagcaagaaaaagaggaggaagaggaagataTTGGGGAGGTGCTTCCAGATGACTGGTCTGGGGCAGTACCCATCTTTCGTCCGACATGGCATCAGTTCAAAGATTTCCAGAAATTC ATGAAAAAGGTTGACCGCTACGGTATGAAATCTGGTATTATCAAGATCATTCCCCCGAAAGAATGGAAAGACGCCCAGCCGCCGTTGGACGATCTGGTGAAGCACATACGAGTTCGAGAACCCATCAAGCAAGATATAATGGGATCCAACGGTACATACCGACAAGTTAACATCCTGCATGGTCGATCCTACAACGTTCCACAATGGCGACAACTATGCGAACAGAGTGAACACCAGCCACCCGCCCGGCGTGGTGAGCGTCGAGCCAATGCCGATAAACCCAAACCAGCAAGGGCAAAACCTTCTGCCCCTAAAGAGACTAAACCAACAACGCCAAAGAAGCGTGGTAGGGGACGGCCTGCTAAgaacaagggaaagaagaagtctgttgatgaagacgaacGTCCCATGACCCCAGTCTCACCAAAACCGGAACCAGACGAGGAAAAAGACAAGCCCGTCGACTCAATCGAACAAGAACTCGGCGAAGAATGCATAGACTGCGATGAGCCTACTGTAGGAAGAATGGGTGGTCGAATGGGCGGTGCGAAACCGGCCAAACCGAAGACACAGTCCGTTTCAGCTCGCCGCAAGTACAGCCGACGAGAAGGGTCTGCAATGATTGATGAGGCAGCTTTCAAGGATTTCGATTACCGCATGGATATTTCAGAATATACGCCGGAGCGGTGCGAGGAACTGGAGCGAGCGTATTGGAAGACTCTGACCTATGCCGCGCCATTGTACGGGGCTGACATGATGGGCACTCTTTTCGATGACCGAACCGAGAATTGGAATCTTAACAAGCTTCCTAACCTACTAGATGTCCTTGGTACCAAGATCCCCGGTGTCAACACGGCATACCTGTACCTAGGCATGTGGAAAGCGACCTTCGCCTGGCATCTTGAAGACGTGGATCTTTACAGCATCAACTATCTTCACTTTGGTGCACCCAAGCAGTGGTATAGCATTTCTCAGGCCGACGCTCGTCGATTTGAAGGCGCTATGAAGAGCGTGTGGCCAGCTGACGCCAAAGCGTGCAACCAATTCCTACGACACAAAGGATTCTTGATATCTCCGCATCACTTGCTGCAGCATTACGGTATCAAAGTGAACAAAGTTGTATCATACCCCGGCGAGTTTGTCGTTACATATCCTTACGGCTACCATTCTGGTTATAATCTCGGATACAACTGTGCCGAGGCTGTCAATTTTGCACTGGACACTTGGCTGGAGATGGGCAAGATCGCCAAGAGATGTGAATGCGCACAGGCACAAGACAGTGTCTGGATTAATGTGCACGAAATCGAGAGAAAGCTTCGCGGAGAAGAAACAGAATATGAAGAaaccgacgacgacgacgaagacgacgaagacgaggatcTATCGGGCTTGCCCACACCGCCAGCCAGTCACGGAGTCAAGTTTAAGGATGGAAGTAGGAAGCGGAAACGAGGATCCGGTgaaaagaagaccaaggccaagagaATTAGACTCCGGCTCAAGACTAAAGCGGAACCGCCTTGCTGTCTCTGTCCCAATGACAGTTCCCATTTCGACGTACTCCCTACTGACGACGGTCGAAAAGCTCACAAGCTGTGCGCGCTCTATATCCCGGAAACATATGTCGATTCCGTCGACGGCAAAGACGTCATCTGCAATGTTGCAAGTGTGCATAAGGATCGACTGAACTTAAAGTGCCTATTTTGCCGTTCCAGACGTGGCGCTTGTTTCCAATGCTCTCATCAAAAATGCGCACGGGCATACCATGCCACATGTGCGGCAGCAGCTGGCGTTTTTGTCGAGGATCAGGATATCCCGGTGTTCGATGAAGAGGGTGTCGAGTATAAGGAGCAAGCTTTCGAGTTTAGTTGCAGATTCCATCGAGTTAGACGAGATAAGAAGACCGATGGTGCTGCTTTAGAGCTGGATACAAATATTCGTGCCGCAGCCAAAGAACTCAAGGCTGGTGAAGTTTGCCAGCTACAGTATCTCAAGGGTGAGATATTTGCTGGTATCGTGGTTGAAAATCGCCAACAGGAGGAGATGCTGTTGGTCGATGTGTTGCCACATGG GGACCGCTTGGAGGTTGAGTGGAAGTGGTTGGTACTACCAGACGCTGCGGACTACCATCTTCCAAAGGCATCAGCAAAGGCACTACCGATGCCCAAGTCTCGCAAGGCTAAGGAtaagctcaacaccaagagaCTTGATGCCGACAAGCCCAGAAAGGACGACATTTTTGCAGATGGATACACATGGGGCGAGTTTGAGCTTTATGAAGTATCAAACAAGGAGCAGGCTAAAGTCGACTTCACAAAGCCCGATCAGATCTGGTACTATCTCGGCAAGACATCGACAGAGGCAAGGGCGCAGTATACCGAAGACCCAGCCCTGCAGCGTCACAATCCAACAGGCAACTTCTTAGATACGATACCCAAGCCTCCTAGACCAACCCATGTTGCGAAACAGATGTATAATCACCAGTCATATGTCGCCAAAGCCATGGCATACTCGTATAGTCTTGCGGACAACTATGCTGCAGCACAGGGAGGCGCTCCGTTTGAGAAACCGTATGTCTACAAGCCAAGAAAGCCAGTTGAAACGGTTTCCACCACGCCCCCGACCACCGGGTATCAACACTTTACATCGAGCCATGCACCTTCAGTCGGCCCTGCCTCACTATTCCACGCATACGACCATCAAACGGCGAATTTTAGACCGCAACACGCTTATAATCCCCatgaccagaccacaccacacGGGCAACACTCGCATAACATGCAAAATGTGCAAAGCGTACATAGTGCCCCAATGTACCAGTCAGCTTCGCAGGCAATTTCACCAGGCCATCAGTCCCCTTACCAAAGGCCTTCCCACTCCCCGCCTGTGCAACAAGGCAAACCAACATGGCAAGTCCATTCCTCGGTTTATCAAAAGTATCCCTTTTTCCAAGTGAACTACAATCG GGATTCGTCCAAGTACCGAAGCCCGTACTCTCCATGGGGTGGCTTCACGGATGGATATGGAGGATATCACGGAGCACATTATGGAGCACATCATGGAGCACATCATGGAGCACATCATGGAGCACATCATGGAGCACATCATGGAGCACATCATGGAGCACATCATGGAGCACATCACGGAGGATATCACGGGGcatcatcaatggcaactCAGCACGATTCAATGCGACAATCTCCACCTGGCGCAGCGCATGCCCACCAAGGACTTGGGCAGCAACATATGCTGCAAGAAAGGCAACAAGGActgcaacagccacaacCTACACAGCAACCCAAGTCGAAGCCCGCGACAGCGGCAAAGCCCTTTAAGGTTGGACTTCCCGCCGCTGTTCATCTTTCACTACAATCGACTAAGTCAGCTATGCAGGTCCCGTCAAAGGTTTCTCCAGTACCACTGCCTCCgcatgttgttgctgctatGGCTAAGAGCTCTGAGAAACAAGAATCACCGAAAATGAATCCAAGGGCGATGTTCAGCCAGCAAGCGGAAACACAGTCGCATTCGGTAGCTACGACACCGCCGGTTGTCACTCAGGCGTCCACAGACCACTTCCATCCCGGATCGCAGCAGCCAAATTCGGCGCCACAAGCTTGCCCAACTGCTCCTGGTATTCCGGACCATTCTGCCGGGGGGGATTCCGGGGCTGCGCCAATGGGATCAACCGCGCAGGAATTCACCGATGTACCAGGTTCAGAATCCATGCAGTTTGTCGAACGGATGATGCAGAACTTGCGTAGGGCGTCCATGAACGGAGAAACAAATTAA